A window of Micromonas commoda chromosome 13, complete sequence contains these coding sequences:
- a CDS encoding predicted protein, translated as MADNDDEARRKLEKPQCSAEAVVEFVRASFVLPCGGEVDASSAKELNSYDDRNFHVRATSGAQYTLKVHNGVESQNQPLLDAQSAMMRHLTARGVKCPCPVVGVDGHDIARMNLPLRQGARDARRDHAVRVLTWVDGSIADDCRDAHTPAFMRELGAFLGRMVRALESFSHPGAERWHQWDNANALTVRKFMDAVEDPARRAIAEGVLDDFEAKVSPVAGSLRRGATHNDANEQNVIVRLETSGECAGPFRATPVGIIDFGDINVSWRVNDVAITCAYYMLNKRDPVGDAAQCLAGFESEFPLTDVERSIVPTLMAARLVVSCVLGAYSAARDPANKEYLLTTQKPGWEVLGALRAAGDEEILRRFAAARSKQ; from the coding sequence ATGGCCGataacgacgacgaggcgcgtcgTAAGCTCGAGAAGCCCCAGTgctccgccgaggccgtcgtcGAGTTCGTCCGCGCCAGCTTCGTGCTCccgtgcggcggcgaggttgacgcgtccagcgcgaagGAGCTCAACTCGTACGACGATCGTAACTtccacgtccgcgccacGTCTGGTGCGCAGTACACGCTCAAGGTTCACAACGGCGTGGAGTCGCAGAACCAGCCGCTGCTCGACGCGCAGTCGGCGATGATGCGGCacctcaccgcgcgcggggtgaaGTGCCCGTGCCCGGTggttggcgtcgacggccaCGACATCGCGAGGATGAACCTACCGCTTCGTcagggcgcgagggacgcgcgcagGGACCACGCGGTGCGCGTGCTGACGTGGGTGGACGGAAGCATCGCGGACGACTGCAGGGACGCGCACACGCCGGCGTTcatgcgcgagctcggcgccttCCTCGGGAGGATGGTACGGGCGCTCGAGTCCTTCTCACACCCGGGCGCGGAGCGATGGCATCAGTGGGACAACGCCAACGCGCTGACGGTGAGGAAGTTCATGGACGCCGTGGAAGAcccggcgaggcgagcgatCGCCGAGGGCGTGCTCGACGATTTCGAGGCCAAGGTGAGCCCGGTGGCGGGCTCGCTTCGAAGGGGCGCCACGCAcaacgacgcgaacgagcaAAACGTCATCGTGCGTTTGGAAACCTCCGGCGAATGCGCCGGACCGTTCAGGGCGACGCCCGTCGGCATCATCGACTTCGGCGACATCAACGTCTCGTGGCGCGTCAACGACGTCGCCATCACGTGCGCGTATTACATGCTGAACAAGAGGGaccccgtcggcgacgcggcgcagtgTCTGGCGGGATTCGAATCGGAGTTTCCGCTCACCGACGTGGAACGGTCGATCGTTCCCACGCTCATGGCCGCGAGGCTCGTCGTGTCGTGCGTGCTCGGCGCGTACAGTgccgcgcgggacccggcgAACAAGGAGTACCTACTCACGACGCAGAAGCCCGGGTGGGAGGTGCTCGGGGCGCTGagagccgcgggggacgaggagATCTTAcggcgcttcgccgcggctaGGAGCAAACAGTAA
- a CDS encoding predicted protein has product MRVKFRHPRSQDSYWWRCDPTATFAECKAAADKIVSSNYPNEPYDTDCFKRDHDKLLWDGRYGARRYGGDVWDPEKVTIGQVYREGDEIVCVQHLHKQWHVTCNDLSEARDARRKAHLAKLGQEMRDEIIAQAAKQVEDPANKYYHGKQGALVKESTGLEGLDLGFRDRRAREAKAAKSSTKSSTMGGSAKSAAAATAKSKSAGSAGVDAKAKTMSATGKSTKSSAATSGGAKAAA; this is encoded by the exons ATGCGTGTGAAGTTCCGACACCCGAGGTCCCAGGACAG CTACTGGTGGAGATGcgacccgaccgcgacgttcgcggagtgcaaggcggccgcggacaAGATCGTCTCCTCCAACTACCCCAACGAGCCCTACGACACCGACTGCTTCAAGCGCGACCACGACAAGTTGCTCTGGGACGGCAGGTACGGCGCCAGGCgctacggcggcgacgtctggGACCCGGAGAAGGTCACCATCGGGCAGGTGTACAGGGAAGGAGACGAGATCGTGTGCGTCCAGCACCTGCACAAGCAGTGGCACGTGACGTGCAACGACCtgagcgaggcgagggacgctCGTCGCAAGGCGCATCTCGCGAAGCTCGGGCAGGAGATGCGAGACGAGATTATCGCCCAAGCCGCGAAGCAGGTGGAGGACCCGGCGAACAAGTACTACCACGGGAAGCAAGGCGCTCTCGTCAAGGAGTCCACGGGACTCGAGGGGCTGGACCTCGGGTTCAGGGACAGGAGAgcgagggaggcgaaggcggctAAAAGTTCGACTAAAAGTTCGACGATGGGGGGAAGCGCAAagtcggccgccgcggccacggcCAAGTCGAAGTCGGCAGGTTCCGCGGGCGTCGATGCCAAGGCGAAGACGATGTCGGCGACGGGAAAGTCCACGaagtcgtcggcggcgacgagcggcggggcgaaAGCTGCGGCGTAG
- a CDS encoding predicted protein, translating into MKCPVCGLDLSSWTLPDAEAHADGCLDLAPPVDAATGTEERGARELGVPSSGCPPAHRRGPSPVAGSWTEEAELRGDAGDAAASTARGEPKGTRVEGDGMTDAERHDDDWLRLAIAMSASMADAENARVMATSGDYGWMPAPSGEEGADRVGRLVEHRTATKPSNDAAPTQSRSKPPLADSTNAGGSGAVDEGRGARGGGTVEMPEADAVEMPKAIRFAIRAGRRRRGDDDDYEYDDDDGGSELDAGLDATQRTRRRIRAPLWSMAGHGGRDEPLPDSLLARCLGK; encoded by the coding sequence ATGAAGTGCCCCGTGTGCGGGCTGGACCTCAGCTCGTGGACGCtgcccgacgcggaggcgcacgcggacggctgcctcgatctcgcgccccccgtcgacgccgcgacggggaccgaagaacgaggcgcgcgagagcTCGGGGTGCCCAGCTCAGGGTGCCCacccgcccatcgccgcggaccgtcgcccgtcgccggtTCCTGGACCGAAGAGGCGGAGctccgaggcgacgccggcgacgcggcggcgtcgacggcgcgcggggagccCAAGGGGACGCGCGTGGAGGGCGACGGGATGACTGACGCGGAGAggcacgacgacgattgGCTCAGGCTCGCCAtcgcgatgtccgcgtcgatggccgACGCCGAAAACGCGCGGGTgatggcgacgtcgggggaCTACGGGTGGATGCCCGCACCGTCGGGGGAGGAAGGCGCGGATCGCGTGGGACGTCTCGTGGAGCATCGCACcgcgacgaagccgtcgaacgacgccgcgccgactcAGAGCCGTTCTaagccgccgctcgccgacTCCACCAACGCGGGCGGttccggcgcggtggacgagggaagaggcgcgcgcggcgggggaacgGTCGAGAtgcccgaggcggacgcggtcgagATGCCCAAGGCGATTCGGTTCGCCatacgcgcggggcggcggcggcgaggcgacgacgacgattacgaatacgacgacgacgacggcgggagcGAGTTAGACGCGGGTTTGGACGCGACGCAGCGCACGCGGCGTAGGATTCGAGCGCCGCTGTGGTCTATGGCGGGCcacggcggccgcgacgagccgtTGCCGGactccctcctcgcgcgttgCCTAGGAAAGTGA
- a CDS encoding predicted protein → MGCACSKGAYATAYEDVAGSKKIALESPGRLGCRFAGVKFPHAGVENSGKHRGSGKLVLVDDALHFWLRCSDVYFSVALRDCVKVELKDAWGGVRVQATGKERDRTAILVVTFKSEGGKSLNQAGFVVLPAQKQAWLTKTRQAALDAGGFSIVEGRARPRV, encoded by the coding sequence ATGGGTTGCGCGTGCAGCAAGGGCGCGTACGCCACCGCgtacgaggacgtcgccggctcgAAGAAAATCGCGCTCGAGTCGCCCGGTCGCCTCGGGTGCAGGTTCGCGGGCGTCAAGTTTCCCCACGCCGGCGTGGAGAACAGCGGCAAACACAGGGGAAGCGGCAAGctcgtgctcgtggacgacgcgctgcaCTTCTGGCTCAGGTGCAGCGACGTTTACTTCTCCGTGGCGCTGAGGGATTGCGTCAAGGTTGAGCTCAAGGACGCGTGGGGCGGGGTGAGGGTGCAGGCGACCGGCAAGGAGCGCGACAGGACCGCCATCCTTGTCGTAACGTTCAAGTCGGAAGGGGGGAAATCGCTTAATCAGGCGGGGTTCGTCGTGCTCCCGGCGCAGAAACAGGCGTGGCTGACGAAGACGCGccaggcggcgctcgacgcgggcgggttcAGCATCGTCGAGGGTCGCGCCCGACCTCGGGTGTAG
- a CDS encoding predicted protein → MGTSVPTESAPLLGDRPNAGADLEAGSSPDPRVERQKRQSRGMFQRAAVLSVAATLVLFGCVAMASVRGERSWAASKLGDEYDSREDVDLDFVEEFDGDVLDGGIGGSEVSDPGSAARAWDDAAPESQPVATTAADSEDETDPLAAWNDGVKDPTPWKNVPEGGEQGAGAAEGGASDEAAESDGRSDGDWFQSPTTEEATPAAAAADSDSGWLPAPQQVGAVKATHGPNAWTYVSPNPKKQKLLRFSPCASPEEAYSQWTTSRLRDDCVVDVDNCQYCVWVNMFDSEYRMNDVVSLRGDNYKLTSHSILMRPEFIGTILHRMLAQKPKGADGGIRWGVDEREEAKYNYNFVKDAVSKMECAAPEADTLLLHMRAGDYVNDAQKSSTSIDSAIDRMRAYVSRRPDIRKIEISAVLHFGMPDPDDDIYKDHPFQVLKSVDGEAVYAVNDDVLRKNGYAFAKMYEAAKLTGLNVEFSSHDDPDDDMCRYAKACHFMSATRTQEEADVLGTEFNRVSFGDLVGDLHLQLATCPPQRTLAESLEESWRAEGFGSAVDAYNQLGGDPMAVNDGGQGTGELGGKHWWSAW, encoded by the coding sequence ATGGGCACATCGGTTCCGACGGAGAGCGCGCCCTTACTGGGCGATCGCCCGAACGCCGGGGCGGACCTCGAGGCTGGATCCTCGCCGGatccgcgcgtcgagcgccagAAGAGGCAATCTCGCGGCATGTTTCAGCGAGCCGCGGTGttgtccgtcgccgcgacgctcgtgcTGTTCGGTTGcgtggcgatggcgagcgtccgcggcgagcgatcgtgggcggcgtcgaagctCGGAGACGAGTACGACtcgcgcgaggacgtggacCTCGACTTCGTCGAGgagttcgacggcgacgtcctggACGGGGGCATTGGCGGGTCGGAGGTTTCCGACcccgggagcgcggcgcgcgcgtgggacgacgccgcgcccgagtcccagcccgtcgcgacgacggcggcggactcggAGGATGAGACGGATCCGTTGGCGGCGTGGAACGACGGGGTGAAAgacccgacgccgtggaagaacgtccccgagggcggcgagcagggcgcgggcgcggccgaGGGCGGGGCGTCCGACGAGGCTGCCGAATCCGACGGCAGATCCGACGGCGATTGGTTCCAAtccccgacgacggaggaggcgacgccggcggcggccgcggcggactccGACTCCGGCTGGCTCCCCGCGCCCCAGCAGGTGGGCGCAGTCAAGGCTACGCACGGTCCCAACGCGTGGACCTACGTGTCCCCGAACCCGAAGAAGCAGAAGCTCCTTCGCTtctcgccgtgcgcgtcccCCGAGGAGGCGTACTCGCaatggacgacgtcgagacTCCGCGACGACTgcgtcgtggacgtggacAACTGCCAGTACTGCGTGTGGGTCAACATGTTCGACAGCGAGTACCGCATGAACGACGTGGTGTCGCTGCGGGGGGACAACTACAAGCTCACGAGCCACTCGATCCTCATGCGGCCGGAGTTTATCGGCACGATTTTGCACCGCATGTTGGCGCAGAAGCCGAAGGGCGCGGATGGAGGCATCCGGTggggcgtggacgagcgcgaggaggccaagTACAACTACAACTTCGTGAAAGACGCGGTGAGCAAGATGgagtgcgccgcgcccgaggctgACACGCTGCTCCTGCACATGCGAGCGGGTGACTACGTCAACGACGCGCAAAAGTCCTCCACGTCCATCGACAGCGCCATCGATCGCATGCGCGCGTACGTGTCGCGTCGGCCGGACATTCGGAAGATCGAGATCTCCGCGGTGTTACACTTTGGGATGccggacccggacgacgacataTACAAGGATCACCCGTTCCAGGTGTTGAagagcgtcgacggcgaggctgtCTACGCCGTCAACGACGACGTTCTCCGGAAAAACGGGTACGCGTTTGCCAAGATGTACGAAGCCGCCAAGCTCACCGGCCTGAACGTCGAGTTCTCGTCCcacgacgacccggacgacgacatgtGCAGGTACGCCAAGGCGTGCCACTTCATGAGCGCCACGAGGAcgcaggaggaggctgacGTGTTGGGCACGGAATTTAACCGCGTCTCCTTTGGCGATTTGGTCGGCGATTTGCACCTGCAGCTGGCGACGTGCCCGCCGCAGCGCACGCTCGCGGAGTCTCTGGAGGAATCGTGGAGGGCGGAGGGGTTCGggagcgcggtggacgcgtacAACCAGCTGGGCGGGGATCCGATGGCGGTGAACGACGGCGGTCAGGGcaccggcgagctcggaGGGAAGCACTGGTGGTCCGCTTGGTGA
- a CDS encoding predicted protein, with protein sequence METTTFGPFFKITARRLSTRAGEEGRPGTEDADVIGEHDGFIAPPPFGILHMDSMRIYNSRVRGDDEKSTMRSTFGLSILLGATSGLMAHEAGCRKVELLSIDDGNEYAPKLVKYYGRLGFKAVKEVGDNGFFEDLPHLLVWGGVGTRMDGDLQQLLSKWGGIVRKQAAAR encoded by the coding sequence ATGGAGACAACGACGTTCGGCCCGTTCTTCAAGatcaccgcgcggcggctgtccacgcgcgcgggcgaggagggccggccggggacggaggatgccgacgtcatcggcgagcacgacggtttcatcgcgccgcccccgttcgGGATCCTGCACATGGACTCCATGCGTATATACAACTCCAGGGTgaggggcgacgacgagaagtCCACGATGCGGAGCACGTTCGGGCTGTccatcctcctcggcgcgacgtccggcCTCATGGCGCACGAGGCCGGGTGCCGCAAGGTGGAGCTGCTGAgcatcgacgacggcaaCGAGTACGCGCCGAAGCTGGTCAAGTACTACGGGCGGCTCGGGTTCAAGGCGGTCAAGGAGGTGGGAGACAACGGGTTCTTCGAGGACCTGCCCCACCTCCTCGTgtggggcggcgtcggcaccaGGATGGACGGGGACCTCCAGCAGCTGCTGAGCAAGTGGGGCGGCATCGTCCGcaagcaggcggcggcgcggtag
- a CDS encoding predicted protein, protein MSAFALSASSVLGASRARLESRRRTPTSTRSRVNRVDASGAKKKVFIDGEAGTTGLQVRDRLAGRDDIEIISLTGDDRKDPAKRAEFLNAADAAILCLPDDAAIEAVAMCTDPDTVIIDASTAHRVAEGWAYGFPELNSEQKKKVASSKRIANPGCYPTGMIALTRPLVDAGYLPEGTGLVVHAVSGYSGGGKQLMAIYQSGEAEPWGAYGFNLKHKHLPEMAEYSALGRKPIFCPSVGSFEQGMVVSVPIHYDQLHETGRSGEAIQKCLEERYAGSKFVSVRPLNKTDDLERGAFLRPDSLNDTNKLELSVFASDEQGQVWLCARLDNLGKGASGAAVQNMNLALGLPEDSGL, encoded by the exons ATGTCCGCATTCGCCCTCAGCGCATCCTCGGTCCTgggcgcgtcccgcgcgcgactcgaGTCGCGCAGGAGGACCCCGACATCGACCAGGTCCCGCGTCAACCGCGTCGATGCGAGCggcgccaagaagaaggtcTTTATCGACGGAGAGGCGGGCACCACCGGCCTCCAGGTCCGCGACAGGCTCGCCGGCCGCGACGATATAGAGATCATCTCTctcaccggcgacgatcgcAAGGATCCCGCCAAGCGCGCCGAGTTTctcaacgccgcggacgccgccatcctctgcctccccgacgacgcggcgatcgaggcggtCGCTATGTGCACCGATCCAGACACCGTCATCATcgacgcctccaccgcgcacAGGGTCGCGGAAGGCTGGGCGTACGGCTTCCCCGAGCTCAACTCCGAGCAGAAAAAAAAGGTGGCCAGCTCCAAGCGCATCGCCAACCCGGGGTGCTACCCCACCGGCATGATCGCGCTGACCCGGCCGCTGGTGGATGCCGGGTATCTGCCCGAGGGAACCGGCCTCGTGGTGCACGCCGTGAGCGGAtacagcggcggcgggaagcaGCTCATGGCCATCTATCAATCGGGCGAAGCCGAGCCGTGGGGCGCGTACG GCTTTAACCTCAAGCACAAGCACCTGCCGGAGATGGCAGAGTACAGCGCGCTGGGACGCAAGCCCATCTTCTGCCCGTCCGTCGGCTCCTTCGAGCAGGGCATGGTCGTGTCCGTCCCCATCCACTACGACCAGCTTCACGAAACCGGCAGGAGCGGCGAGGCCATCCAGAAGTGCCTCGAGGAGAGGTACGCCGGCAGCAAGTTCGTCAGCGTCCGCCCGCTGAACAAGACGGATGACCTGGAGCGGGGCGCGTTCCTCAGGCCGGACTCGCTCAACGACACCAACAAGCTCGAGCTCAGCGTCTTTGCCAGCGACGAGCAGGGCCAGGTTTGGCTATGCGCGAGGCTCGACAACCTCGGGAAGGGCGcttcgggcgcggcggtgcagaACATGAACCTCGCGCTGGGGCTGCCGGAGGACTCGGGGCTCTGA
- a CDS encoding predicted protein produces MRLSGGEARLLEWPRNVIGKKLRRNAWRNLSSAGPSLQILSQSPYGRNTCYEVCAKVVTMCLLAKYPFITVNTLITQCAAAMPPKKKAAAKKGKAAAKPAYLTDEEHCAPFGLFANDIVTTPLGISCTVLGVKYAGSVEDRENARVWVRYPNGREAPIENPAEYVFGNGYVRGSGNEILRREAARVAEEARKILAAKIKADREAAAKEAAIKAEEAAKEAKKKAKAEAKRLKEEAEAAAEAEAAAAGG; encoded by the exons ATGCGGCTCTccggaggcgaggcgcgctTGCTCGAGTGGCCTCGAAACGTCATCGGCAAGAAACTTCGAAGAAACGCGTGGCGCAACCTCAGCTCTGCTGGGCCAAGTTTGCAAATTCTGTCACAATCTCCATACGGGAGAAATACGTGTTATGAAGTGTGCGCCAAGGTTGTAACTATGTGTCTATTGGCAAAGTATCCATTTATTACGGTTAACACTCTCATAACCCAG tgcgccgcggcgatgccgccAAAGAAGAAGGCAGCGGCCAAGAAGGGCAAGGCTGCCGCAAAGCCCGCGTACCTGACCGACGAGGAGCACTGCGCGCCGTTCGGTCTCTTCGCCAACGACATCGTGACGACACCGCTGGGCATCTCGTGCACGGTGCTCGGCGTCAAATACGCCGGCTCGGTCGAAGACAGAGAGAACGCGCGCGTGTGGGTGAGATACCCGAACGGTCGCGAGGCGCCGATCGAGAACCCGGCGGAATACGTCTTTGGTAACGGATACGTACGTGGGAGCGGGAACGAGATACTCCGGAGGGAGGCGGCTagggtggcggaggaggcgcgaaagatcctcgcggcgaagatcAAGGCTGACCGagaagccgcggcgaaggaggcggcgataaaggcggaggaggcggcgaaggaggcgaagaagaaggcaaaggcggaggcgaagcggCTGAaggaagaggcggaggctgccgcggaggcggaggctgcagCCGCGGGGGGATGA
- a CDS encoding predicted protein, protein MSVDDLVAFEERADELVAKYEHADDRGQAAAASATREELKDLLRAVLERSSNLEGPDRSASERARALYLRGPLIECTADQGDADGAKALVGAEEALKKAAKLNPTLEGAWICLGQLLWKKGNLDGAKNCYAAVTSRAPNKKASQCMSMLCRTIAKAKAAPGTDEQKEHVVESLKHAKAAIKLDVTDGYSWYQCGMAYMTQFFAEGATDPNKLSQSLQCFASAEKGGPAGDGSLEKGGVGDCPDLHFNRATVQRYVEEYAPALEGFKRAAQLDPLLPWKGEVDAMLAVLTKLDDGCAGQGPMFKPKRLLPIQKTLAEARASAAPEEYRGGSLKALAPGVNKGVCVNVRAALDATAEDMLNLHYIVVDGDGTLAALSVYGLEDGAVRQSSTLTLLDPNVKDVDATWEGRRFKFRLVRVDLPKQILVGGTMPVGLARPRLASVNL, encoded by the exons ATgagcgtcgacgacctcgtcgcgttcgaggagcgcgcggatgagctcg TGGCCAAATACGAGCACGCGGATGACAGGGGccaggccgcggcggcgagcgcgacgcgggaggagctGAAggacctcctccgcgcggtgctcgagcgTTCGTCGAACCTGGAGGGACCCGATCGAAGCGCGTCGGAACGAGCCCGCGCGCTATACCTACGCGGGCCTCTGATCGAGTGCACCGCCGAtcagggcgacgcggacggcgccaaAGCCCTcgtgggcgccgaggaggcgctcaagaAGGCCGCCAAGCTCAATCCCACGCTCGAGGGAGCGTGGATCTGCCTCGGGCAGCTGCTGTGGAAGAAGGGCAACCTGGACGGAGCCAAGAACTGCTACGCCGCCGTCacgtctcgcgcgccgaACAAGAAGGCGTCGCAGTGCATGTCGATGCTCTGTCGCACcatcgccaaggccaaggctgcgccggggacggacgAGCAGAAGGAGCACGTCGTCGAATCGCTCAAGcacgccaaggctgccatCAAGCTGGACGTCACCGACGGGTACAGCTGGTACCAGTGCGGCATGGCGTACATGACGCAGTTcttcgccgagggcgccacGGACCCGAACAAACTATCGCAATCTCTGCAGTGCTTCGCCAGCGCGGAAAAAGGCGggcccgcgggggacgggagCCTCGAGAAGGGCGGCGTAGGCGACTGCCCCGACCTTCACTTCAATCGAGCCACCGTGCAGCGATACGTGGAGGAGTACGCCCCGGCGCTCGAGGGAttcaagcgcgcggcgcagttGGACCCGCTGCTGCCGTGGAagggcgaggtggacgccatGCTGGCGGTGCTGACGAAGCTGGACGACGGGTGCGCGGGTCAGGGGCCGATGTTCAAACCCAAGCGGCTGCTGCCCATCCAAAAGACTTTAGCCGAGGctcgagcgtcggcggcgccggaggagtaccgcggcgggtcgctcAAGGCGTTGGCGCCCGGGGTGAACAAGGGCGTCTGCGTgaacgtccgcgcggcgctagacgccaccgccgaggatATGCTCAACCTGCACTACATcgtggtcgacggcgacgggactCTGGCGGCGCTCTCCGTGTACGGGCTGGAGGATGGCGCGGTTCGGCAGAGCTCGACGCTGACGCTGCTGGACCCGAACGTgaaggacgtcgacgcgacgtgggAGGGGCGACGGTTCAAGTTCAGGCTGGTGCGGGTGGATCTGCCGAAGCAGATACTCGTGGGGGGGACGATGCCGGTTGGCCTGGCGCGGCCGAGGCTTGCGAGCGTCAACTTGTAA
- a CDS encoding predicted protein — MADIGALVTNAQTLCASDAGLAELQTILDANKDGLAERGDACLAALESGALRPDAHALAWIHLLCAVAGPAPPRDAPMHELDPAGEMDIAGIGSQGSDQPPSQSPAPSPAPPAGAIPRSGDVDMTSVERPRALHLTGDDAGGAAGDRFVALASSLCASCPRAHATRDPAKFARVCAELVAVAVAKRRPASAIAPLLRAVTIAAPNSDHLTPQHPCLFRAALEAKMPDAALETLNRRVYEVDPKTTGVAVTDYLRYCLHGGEIYAALGKYEEACDMLEHAVRAPASAVSEIVVECYKRLVLCSLIARDELSRFPRHAASVVQRNLKSACSEYIALADAYKTRNGDVLEAKAAEYRRVWARDGLESLVNKAVKSLAVGNVARLTRTYLTLSLHDIASKAGLAGGAAAAERTIVGMIGTDEIRATVSQADAVVSFHDASGDSFSTSSFSAKLVSCVEEAQEMSERLRRADESVRSDRAFISRQAEVSHGSLGGSLRGMRVGGDDYGDA, encoded by the coding sequence ATGGCGGACATCGGGGCGCTGGTGACCAACGCGCAGACGCTCTGCGCGAGCGATGCgggcctcgcggagctccagACGATCCTCGACGCGAACAAGGACGGGCTCGCggagcggggcgacgcgtgcctcgcggcgctcgagtcgggcgcgctccgccccgacgcgcacgcgctcgcgtggatCCACCTGCTCTGCGCGGTCGcggggcccgcgccgccgcgagacgcgccgaTGCACGAGCTCGACCCCGCGGGAGAGATGGACATCGCGGGAATCGGCTCGCAGGGCTCCGACCAACCCCCGTCGcagtcccccgcgccgtcccccgcgccgcccgccggcgcgatcccgcgatcgggcgacgtcgacatGACGAGCGTcgaacgccctcgcgcgctgcacctcaccggggacgacgccgggggcgccgccggcgacaggttcgtcgcgctcgcgtcttCGCTCTGCGCGTcgtgcccgcgcgcgcacgcgacgcgggatCCCGCCAAGTTTGCGCGCGTctgcgccgagctcgtcgccgtcgccgtcgccaagcgaaggcccgcgtcggcgatcgcgccgctgcTCCGAGCGgtgacgatcgccgcgccaAACTCGGACCACCTCACGCCGCAGCACCCGTGCCTgttccgcgcggcgctcgaggcgaagatgccggacgcggcgctcgaaaCGCTGAACCGAAGGGTGTACGAGGTGGACCCGAAAACaaccggcgtcgccgtgacgGACTACCTGCGGTACTGCCTTCACGGAGGGGAGATatacgccgcgctcgggaaGTACGAGGAGGCGTGCGACATGTTGGAGCACGCCGTGCGAgctcccgcgagcgcggtgagcgagaTTGTCGTCGAGTGTTACAAGCGACTGGTTCTCTGTTCGCTCATCGCGAGGGACGAACTGAGTCGCTTCCCGaggcacgccgcgagcgtcgtgcAGCGAAACCTCAAGAGCGCGTGCTCCGAGTACATCGCCCTGGCGGACGCGTACAAGACGAGGAACGGGGATGTActcgaggccaaggcggccgagTACCGCCGGGTCTGGGCGAGGGACGGTTTGGAGAGCCTGGTGAATAAGGCTGTGAAgagcctcgccgtcggaaACGTAGCGCGGCTGACGAGGACGTATCTGACCCTCTCCCTGCACGACATCGCGAGCAAGGCGGGtttggcgggcggcgccgccgcggcggagcggacGATCGTGGGAATGATCGGTACCGACGAGATTCGCGCCACCGTCTCgcaggcggacgcggtggtgagcttccacgacgcgagcggcgactcGTTTTCGACTTCGTCGTTTTCCGCCAAGCTCGTGTCgtgcgtcgaggaggcgcaggaGATGTCGGAGCGGCTgagacgcgcggacgagtcgGTTCGGAGCGACAGGGCGTTCATCTCGAGGCAGGCGGAGGTGTCGCACGGGTCGCTGGGCGGGAGCCTGCGGGGGATGAGGGTGGGAGGCGACGACTACGGGGACGCGTGA